The Oscillatoria acuminata PCC 6304 genomic interval TAACAGAAAAAATCGTAGTCTTTGAGATAATCCAGCAACTTAGCAATTTTATCAAAGACCACGATATCGGTATCAATATAGAGAAATTCATCAAAGGGGCCAAACCAACAGGCTTGCTTGCGCTGTTTGTTGGGATTGTTGAAAAATTTGGCACCAAAAATTTGATAGAGTTTCTGACAAAGTTGATCCGCAAATTCTAAATTTTCATAGATTTGCACGCCATATTTGCGGGTGACAATTTCGGCAATTTCGTGATAGTTTTCATCAAAGGGAATCATCACGATCGCTGTTTCTGGGTCATACAACCGAATGCTATTCAGTAGGGCGATCGTCTGCTCCTTCACCCGGTCATTCGCAACAATATAAATTCCGCGACTCATACTTTTTTCCTCAACGGGTTAATCCTAATTTTCTCATCACACGATTAACTAGACTCGGCGGCGGATTGTAGGGTTTAGGGGGAGTGGTAAACTGGGGTCGCTGGGACGGTTCGTGCAAATAACGATAATGTAAAAAGATATCGCGATAGGGAACATCGATATTTTTTCCGGCACAGAGGCGATCAAACAGTTTGGAAGAGAGGCCAATATAATGGAGATAGGTCAACGGTTGTCCCTTATCATAAAGTCCCGTCCCTTTCATTTCAAAATGTTGAGAGGTTACCGCATTGCCGGTGACTTGTTCTTTGGGCAAATTAAACACTAAATTATAAAGGGGAATTCCTAATCTCATTCTCATATAATTGAGAAGGGTTTGATCCGGGGCATTGGGATATAAAACCTCTCCCTCTCCCTCGGATAATTTTGACAACAACCCCTGACGCTGCTGGGCGTCAAACAAGCCGCGCTGACTGCCATAAAACCCGGAGCAAAAAATATCTTGCTCAATTTCTTCCGGTTTGAATAGTTGGGTTAACTTTTCGGACTCCCCGTTAAAAACATGAGATAAATCTTTATATTGGAAGTCATAAACCACAAAATCGTGGTGTTCTAAAGCATTGAATATCAAGTCTAGGGAATTGAGGACAACAATATCGGCATCACAGTAGATAAATTTTTCAAACGGACTTTCTGGATCGAAGGCACAATAGCGGCGATGGGTGCCGCTGCGATGTACCCCCTTGATGCCTTGTGCTGCCCAGGATTTCTTGGCAGTTGGATGCGTATTCCATGCCTGATCTGCGAACTCGTCCCAGCGAGAAATCCGCTGGGTATCCGTGAGGAGGGTGACGTTGGGTCGGGTTTCTATCTCGGCTTGAATCTTCTCTATGCGATCGTCGTAAGGAACCACACAAACGGGAAAGTTCGGCCCCACATTGACTTCAATGCTGTTTAAAAGGGCGACAAGCTGGTTATAAAAGACGTCATTGGCTAAGGTATAAATCCCTTTAGTCATGTCTGCAACTCTCCGTTTTTTCTACCCTGATTCTATCTTATGGACCACCGGAGTTGGGGCGGAACCGATGCGATCGCCATGAATCTAGGTCAAACCCCCGATCACACCCCCCTGTTGCTGAGGCGATCGCCACCCTAGATGCACCGTTAAATATTGAGATCTACCTTACCATAAATTGACCCAAATTTCAATGCCCCCT includes:
- a CDS encoding Npun_R2821/Npun_R2822 family protein — its product is MTKGIYTLANDVFYNQLVALLNSIEVNVGPNFPVCVVPYDDRIEKIQAEIETRPNVTLLTDTQRISRWDEFADQAWNTHPTAKKSWAAQGIKGVHRSGTHRRYCAFDPESPFEKFIYCDADIVVLNSLDLIFNALEHHDFVVYDFQYKDLSHVFNGESEKLTQLFKPEEIEQDIFCSGFYGSQRGLFDAQQRQGLLSKLSEGEGEVLYPNAPDQTLLNYMRMRLGIPLYNLVFNLPKEQVTGNAVTSQHFEMKGTGLYDKGQPLTYLHYIGLSSKLFDRLCAGKNIDVPYRDIFLHYRYLHEPSQRPQFTTPPKPYNPPPSLVNRVMRKLGLTR